One Capra hircus breed San Clemente chromosome 29, ASM170441v1, whole genome shotgun sequence genomic region harbors:
- the LOC102176499 gene encoding putative olfactory receptor 8G3 pseudogene, with translation MDPGNHSSVTEFILAGLTEKPELQIPLLVFFLGIYSVTVLGNLGMITLIGLSSHLHTPMYYFLTNLSFIDFCHSIVVTPKMLVNFVTEKNIISYPECMTQLYFFIVFIIAECYMLAVMAYDRYVAVCNPLLYNVIMSYYRCFQLTVTVYILCIIESAIHTGFMIRLYFCKDNVINHYFCDLLPLLELSCSSISMNELLALVFSAFNILIPVLTILASYIFILSSILQIHSTEGRSKAFSTCSSHISAVAVFYGSVAFMYLQPSSVSSMDQGKVSSVFYTCIVPMLNPLIYSLRNKDVKFALKRILDSGKCR, from the coding sequence ATGGACCCTGGAAATCACTCCTCAGTGACTGAGTTCATCCTCGCTGGGCTCACAGAGAAACCAGAGCTCCAGATCCCCCTTCTGGTCTTCTTCCTAGGAATCTACTCAGTCACAGTGCTGGGGAACCTGGGCATGATCACACTGATAGGGCTCAGTTCTCAcctgcacacccccatgtactattTCCTCACCAATTTGTCCTTTATTGATTTCTGTCATTCCATTGTCGTTACCCCCAAAATGCTGGTGAACTTTGTGACAGAGAAGAATATCATCTCCTACCCGGAGTGTATGACTCAGCtctatttctttattgtttttattattgcagAATGTTATATGTTGGCTGTAATGGCATATGACCGCTATGTTGCCGTCTGTAACcctttgctttacaatgtcatcaTGTCTTATTATAGGTGCTTCCAGCTCACAGTGACAGTTTATATTTTGTGCATCATTGAATCTGCAATCCATACAGGCTTTATGATTAGACTCTATTTCTGCAAGGACAATGTGATTAACCATTATTTTTGTGATCTCTTGCCACTCTTGGAGCTATCCTGTTCTAGCATCTCCATGAATGAATTATTGGCTCTAGTCTTTAGTGCTTTTAATATCCTGATTCCTGTTTTAACCATCCTTGCTTCCTACATCTTCATCCTCTCTAGCATCCTTCAAATCCACTCCACTGAAGGCAGGTCCAAAGCCTTCAGCACCTGCAGCTCCCATATCTCAGCTGTTGCTGTTTTCTATGGATCTGTAGCATTTATGTACCTGCAGCCATCATCAGTCAGCTCCATGGACCAAGGGAAAGTGTCCTCTGTGTTTTATACCTGCATTGTACCCATGCTAAACCCTCTAATCTACAGCCTGCGGAATAAGGATGTCAAATTTGCTCTGAAGAGAATTCTGGACAGCGGAAAATGTAGATGA